The following are encoded in a window of Candidatus Rokuibacteriota bacterium genomic DNA:
- a CDS encoding arsenate reductase ArsC produces the protein MKRVLFVCTGNSARSQMAEGFARAYGEGKVEPFSAGMDPKGVNPVAVEVMREKGIDLSHHRSKAFTEGLARSMDCVVTVCGHAEERCPLLPGVKRLHWPLEDPARATGSPDEIREVFRRSRDEIERLVRELLSHMSSPVK, from the coding sequence ATGAAGCGGGTCCTGTTCGTCTGCACCGGGAACTCAGCCAGGAGCCAGATGGCGGAAGGGTTCGCCCGGGCCTACGGGGAGGGGAAGGTTGAGCCCTTCAGCGCGGGGATGGACCCGAAGGGCGTGAACCCGGTGGCCGTCGAGGTCATGAGGGAGAAGGGGATCGACCTCTCGCACCACCGCTCCAAGGCATTCACGGAGGGGCTCGCGCGCTCGATGGATTGCGTGGTCACGGTCTGCGGCCACGCTGAGGAGCGGTGCCCGCTGCTCCCCGGCGTCAAACGCTTGCACTGGCCGCTCGAGGATCCGGCTCGGGCAACAGGTTCCCCCGACGAGATCCGTGAGGTCTTTCGCCGCTCTCGGGATGAGATCGAGCGCCTGGTCCGGGAGCTCTTGAGTCATATGTCGAGCCCGGTGAAGTGA
- a CDS encoding ABC transporter ATP-binding protein, which yields MLRLDGIDAFYGDLQALHGVSFEVREEEIVALVGANAAGKTTTLRVVSGILAPRAGRVIFQGTDLAAVPAHRRVDLGMVQVPEGRRLFPFMSVMENLLLGAHSDGARAVRDRSLEEVLALFPALGERTSQLAGSLSGGEQQMLAIARALMARPRLLMLDEPTLGLAPVLVRKIFDTVKAINAGGVTVLLVEQNVRQALALAHRACVLENGRLVLAGPAQSLLNDERLKRAYLGM from the coding sequence CGAGGTCCGGGAGGAGGAAATTGTCGCGCTCGTCGGCGCCAACGCCGCGGGCAAGACCACGACGCTCCGCGTGGTCTCCGGCATCCTCGCGCCCCGGGCCGGCCGCGTCATCTTCCAGGGGACGGACCTGGCCGCCGTCCCCGCCCACCGGCGCGTCGATCTCGGCATGGTTCAGGTCCCCGAGGGACGGCGCCTGTTCCCGTTCATGAGCGTGATGGAAAACCTGCTCCTGGGCGCCCACAGCGACGGGGCGCGCGCCGTCCGCGATCGGAGCCTCGAAGAGGTCCTCGCGCTCTTCCCGGCGCTCGGGGAGCGGACGAGTCAGCTCGCCGGCTCGCTCTCCGGCGGCGAGCAGCAGATGCTCGCGATCGCCCGCGCCCTGATGGCCCGGCCCAGGCTCCTGATGCTCGACGAGCCAACCCTGGGCCTGGCCCCGGTGCTCGTCCGGAAGATCTTCGACACCGTGAAGGCGATCAACGCGGGCGGCGTGACCGTGCTGCTGGTGGAGCAGAACGTGCGTCAGGCGCTCGCCCTCGCCCACCGGGCCTGCGTGCTGGAAAACGGCCGCCTGGTACTGGCCGGCCCTGCCCAGAGCCTGCTCAACGACGAGAGGCTCAAGCGCGCGTACCTCGGGATGTAG
- a CDS encoding class I SAM-dependent methyltransferase translates to MGLYARYVLPHLINLVMQNKADTAERARFIPLASGTVLEVGIGSALNVPFYSPNIERLYGLDPSLELWKLARRRITRAPFPTDFIPCSAERIPLGDRTVDTVVTTWTLCTIPEPVRALEEMRRVLKSEGRLIFIEHGRSPDDRVLSWQERLTPMWKRIGGGCHLNRRIDALVTEAGFRIAEIEKAYSRGPKPLAYLYKGVARRS, encoded by the coding sequence ATGGGACTCTACGCCCGGTATGTGCTCCCCCACCTCATCAACCTGGTCATGCAGAACAAAGCCGACACGGCAGAGCGGGCACGCTTCATCCCGCTGGCGTCGGGAACGGTCCTGGAAGTCGGCATCGGCTCGGCCCTCAACGTTCCCTTCTACTCGCCGAACATCGAGAGGCTCTACGGCCTGGATCCGTCGCTCGAGCTGTGGAAGCTCGCGCGCCGGCGGATCACCCGCGCACCTTTCCCGACCGACTTCATCCCGTGCTCGGCCGAGCGCATTCCGCTCGGCGACCGGACCGTCGATACGGTGGTGACGACCTGGACGCTCTGCACGATTCCCGAGCCGGTCCGCGCGCTGGAGGAGATGAGACGGGTCCTGAAATCCGAAGGCCGGCTCATCTTCATCGAGCACGGGCGCTCGCCCGACGACCGTGTTCTGAGCTGGCAGGAGCGGCTCACTCCCATGTGGAAGCGGATCGGCGGCGGTTGTCACCTCAACCGCCGGATCGATGCGCTCGTCACCGAAGCCGGCTTCCGCATCGCGGAGATCGAGAAGGCTTACAGCCGGGGTCCGAAACCTCTCGCCTACCTCTACAAGGGGGTCGCCCGGCGGTCGTGA
- a CDS encoding Zn-dependent hydrolase, with the protein MRINRKRLEQAFEALGKIGETPNGGLTRLALTDEDRRARDQMVAWMKEAGLRVSVDQMGNIFGERPGTGILPPLMMGSHVDSVPTGGKYDGQLGVLCGLEVIRSLNDAGTRTRHPVTLAIFTNEEGARFQPAMIASGVMAGKLALEDAYNARDKSGIRLVDELERIGYLGSEPCVPRPIRAYVELHIEQGPFLEEEGLSVGVVEGIVGIAWSRLTLHGVQDHAGPTPMRTRHDALVAAADIVRAVRAVPGQVSPDMVGTVGRLDVSPNITNAIPGRVAMSVDLRDPKDEHVTRGLALLDRAVKDAATREGVRYELEHYWRVPPTPFNPEVLETVERAAKSLGCRYRRILSGAGHDAQYMAAICPTAMVFVPSHNGRSHCEEEFTPMDDIEHGANTLFLAALELAGPA; encoded by the coding sequence ATGCGGATCAACCGGAAACGGCTGGAACAAGCGTTCGAGGCCCTCGGCAAGATCGGCGAGACCCCGAACGGCGGGCTCACGCGTCTGGCGTTGACCGACGAGGACAGGCGGGCGCGGGATCAGATGGTGGCCTGGATGAAGGAGGCCGGGCTCAGGGTGAGCGTGGACCAGATGGGCAACATCTTCGGCGAGCGGCCCGGCACCGGGATCTTGCCGCCGCTGATGATGGGCTCGCACGTGGACTCGGTCCCCACCGGCGGCAAGTACGACGGTCAGCTCGGCGTCCTCTGCGGCCTCGAGGTGATCCGGAGCCTCAACGACGCGGGGACCCGCACCCGCCACCCCGTCACACTCGCGATCTTCACGAACGAAGAGGGGGCTCGGTTTCAGCCGGCGATGATCGCCAGCGGCGTGATGGCGGGGAAGCTCGCCCTCGAGGACGCCTACAACGCCCGGGACAAGAGCGGGATCCGCCTGGTGGACGAGCTCGAGCGGATCGGCTACCTTGGGTCCGAGCCGTGCGTTCCCCGTCCGATCCGCGCCTATGTGGAGCTGCACATCGAGCAGGGCCCGTTCCTGGAGGAAGAAGGGCTCTCGGTCGGTGTCGTGGAGGGAATCGTCGGGATCGCGTGGTCCCGCCTCACGCTCCACGGAGTGCAGGACCATGCCGGACCGACGCCGATGAGGACCCGTCACGACGCCCTGGTGGCTGCCGCGGATATCGTGCGCGCGGTCCGCGCCGTCCCGGGCCAGGTGAGCCCTGACATGGTGGGGACGGTGGGCCGGCTCGATGTCTCGCCCAACATCACCAACGCCATCCCGGGCAGGGTCGCGATGAGCGTGGACCTGAGGGACCCGAAGGACGAGCACGTCACGCGAGGCCTTGCGCTCCTCGACCGCGCGGTGAAGGACGCCGCGACGCGCGAAGGGGTGCGCTACGAGCTGGAGCATTACTGGCGCGTGCCGCCCACGCCCTTCAACCCCGAGGTGCTTGAAACCGTCGAGCGCGCCGCGAAGTCGCTGGGCTGCCGCTACCGGCGGATCCTCTCGGGCGCGGGCCACGACGCCCAGTACATGGCTGCCATCTGCCCCACCGCGATGGTCTTCGTCCCGTCGCACAACGGCCGGAGCCACTGCGAGGAGGAGTTCACGCCGATGGACGACATCGAGCACGGCGCCAACACCCTCTTCCTGGCCGCCCTCGAGCTGGCCGGCCCGGCGTGA
- a CDS encoding CoA transferase, with the protein MTSARPPLDGLRILAVSQFGAGPFGTNVLADLGAEVIKIEDPAVGGDVARYIPPYVGDRDSLYFQAFNRGKKSLVLNLQHPEGQEVFRDLVRVSHAVYNNLRGDQPDRLGLTYAHLKAVNPRVVCCSLTGFGLTGPRAAEPGYDPLMQAYAGFMSVTGEPDGPPVKCGVSIVDFAGGYVSMLGLMVGLFDAQRTGVGRDVDVSLLDTAVAMLSYFAIWALNRDWAPTRMEDSGHQTLVPSQNFGTADGWIVVFCAKEKFYQNLVEAMGLAHLAADPRFASFADRLAHKAELIAILTARFREDTTEAWLRLLRGKVPCAPVNSLRDALSDEQVLARDLILEVKHPVFGTLREVACPIKTEGVIANPAPGPGLGQHTDQILKETLGYSDERIARLRAAGVIGAQTSEGATHGRGTV; encoded by the coding sequence TTGACGAGCGCCCGCCCGCCCCTCGACGGCCTTCGCATCCTGGCGGTCTCCCAGTTCGGCGCCGGTCCCTTCGGGACCAATGTGCTGGCGGACCTCGGAGCCGAGGTGATCAAGATCGAGGATCCCGCCGTCGGGGGCGATGTCGCCCGGTACATCCCCCCATATGTCGGCGACCGCGACTCGCTCTACTTCCAGGCCTTCAACCGCGGGAAGAAGTCTCTCGTGCTCAACCTCCAGCACCCCGAGGGGCAGGAGGTCTTCCGCGATCTCGTGAGAGTCTCCCACGCGGTCTACAACAACCTGCGCGGCGACCAGCCAGACAGGCTCGGCCTCACGTACGCCCACCTCAAGGCGGTGAACCCCCGGGTCGTCTGCTGTTCGCTCACCGGCTTCGGGCTGACCGGTCCGCGGGCGGCGGAGCCCGGCTACGACCCGCTCATGCAGGCCTACGCCGGCTTCATGTCCGTGACCGGCGAGCCCGACGGGCCGCCCGTCAAGTGCGGGGTGTCCATCGTCGACTTCGCGGGCGGCTATGTGTCCATGCTCGGCCTCATGGTCGGGCTCTTCGACGCCCAGCGCACCGGCGTCGGGCGCGATGTGGACGTCTCGCTCCTCGACACCGCTGTGGCCATGCTCTCCTACTTCGCGATCTGGGCGCTCAATCGCGACTGGGCGCCGACGCGGATGGAAGACTCCGGGCATCAGACTCTCGTTCCTTCCCAGAACTTCGGTACCGCCGACGGCTGGATCGTCGTGTTCTGCGCCAAGGAGAAGTTCTACCAGAATCTCGTGGAGGCGATGGGCCTCGCCCACCTGGCCGCGGACCCGCGCTTCGCCAGCTTCGCCGACCGGCTCGCGCACAAGGCCGAGCTCATCGCGATCCTCACCGCGCGCTTTCGCGAAGACACCACAGAAGCGTGGCTCCGTCTGCTCCGCGGGAAGGTGCCGTGCGCGCCGGTCAACTCGCTGCGCGACGCCCTGAGCGACGAGCAGGTTCTGGCGCGCGACCTGATTCTCGAGGTCAAGCACCCGGTCTTCGGCACGCTCCGGGAGGTGGCCTGCCCCATCAAGACAGAAGGCGTGATCGCGAACCCTGCCCCCGGCCCCGGTCTCGGCCAGCACACCGACCAGATCCTGAAGGAGACGCTGGGCTACTCCGACGAGCGGATCGCCCGCCTCCGGGCCGCAGGCGTCATCGGTGCCCAGACCAGCGAAGGAGCCACCCATGGACGAGGAACTGTTTAG
- a CDS encoding DUF2283 domain-containing protein, with translation MPKMLYPNSVLQRQNETGAYHMGKITVWYDEAGDYLEVTFAQAEGYFREVAEDIFQRVDESGRVLGFAVFNFRKKSLAPVEVPIELKGLTS, from the coding sequence TTGCCGAAGATGCTTTATCCTAACAGCGTTCTTCAGCGACAGAATGAAACAGGGGCTTACCATATGGGCAAAATAACCGTCTGGTACGACGAAGCAGGTGACTATCTGGAGGTCACCTTCGCTCAGGCAGAGGGCTATTTCAGGGAAGTGGCTGAAGACATCTTCCAACGCGTCGATGAAAGCGGAAGAGTCCTTGGCTTTGCGGTGTTCAATTTCAGGAAGAAGTCCTTGGCACCCGTGGAAGTACCGATCGAACTGAAAGGCTTAACCTCGTGA
- a CDS encoding acyl-CoA dehydrogenase family protein has product MIIGEGTNEIQRLVIARQLLERYGERQDALKPLEGEPPERRQLVQAIRAWVERDVIPVASRYELADEYPLEIVEKLKELGLFGATIPQEYGGLGLDYTTYAMIVEEICRGWMSVSGILNTHLIMAHIVQHYGTEAQRQRFLPAMARGDRRGGLALTEASGGSDVQAIRTVARRDGDHYAITGSKMFITNGRHGNTFALLAKTDPQAKPPHSGMSCFIIEKGGPGFTVSRDLDKLGYRGLDTCELAFEEFRVPAANLVGGVEGRGFKQVMAAIETGRINIAARGVGVAQAAFEAALRYSQQRSAFGKPICQHQAIQLKLADMATKVTAARLLTQWAAARKDSGERSDLEAGMAKLFASEVSYEVSLDAMRIHGGYGYTTEFPVERYYRDAPLLIIGEGTNEIQRLVIARQLLQRHPV; this is encoded by the coding sequence ATGATCATCGGCGAGGGGACCAACGAGATCCAGCGCCTGGTGATCGCGCGGCAGCTCCTCGAGCGGTACGGCGAGCGCCAGGACGCGCTGAAGCCGCTCGAGGGCGAGCCTCCCGAGCGGCGCCAGCTCGTCCAGGCCATCCGCGCTTGGGTCGAGCGCGACGTGATCCCGGTGGCGTCGCGCTACGAATTAGCCGATGAGTATCCCCTTGAGATCGTCGAGAAGCTCAAGGAGCTGGGCCTCTTCGGCGCGACGATTCCCCAGGAGTACGGAGGCCTCGGCCTCGACTACACCACCTACGCGATGATCGTCGAGGAGATCTGCCGGGGCTGGATGTCCGTCTCAGGGATCCTGAACACGCACCTGATCATGGCCCACATCGTCCAGCACTACGGCACCGAGGCTCAGCGCCAGCGCTTCCTGCCGGCCATGGCGCGCGGCGACAGGCGCGGCGGGCTGGCCCTCACCGAGGCGAGCGGAGGATCGGACGTCCAGGCGATCCGGACCGTCGCCCGGCGCGACGGCGACCACTACGCGATCACCGGCTCCAAGATGTTCATCACGAACGGCCGACACGGCAACACCTTCGCCCTCCTGGCCAAGACCGACCCCCAGGCGAAGCCACCGCACAGCGGGATGTCCTGCTTCATCATCGAGAAGGGTGGGCCGGGCTTCACCGTGAGCCGCGACCTCGACAAGCTCGGCTACCGCGGCCTCGACACCTGCGAGCTGGCCTTCGAGGAGTTCCGCGTCCCGGCCGCGAACCTGGTGGGAGGCGTCGAGGGGCGCGGCTTCAAGCAGGTCATGGCCGCGATCGAGACCGGCAGGATCAATATCGCCGCCCGCGGCGTCGGGGTGGCGCAGGCCGCCTTCGAGGCGGCTCTCCGCTACTCCCAGCAGCGGAGCGCCTTCGGCAAGCCGATCTGCCAGCACCAGGCGATCCAGCTCAAGCTGGCCGACATGGCCACCAAGGTTACCGCCGCCCGGCTCCTGACCCAATGGGCCGCCGCCAGGAAGGACTCCGGCGAGCGCTCGGACCTCGAGGCCGGCATGGCGAAGCTTTTTGCCTCCGAGGTCTCATATGAGGTCTCCCTCGACGCAATGAGAATCCACGGCGGCTACGGCTACACCACCGAGTTCCCCGTCGAGCGCTACTACCGGGACGCGCCGCTCCTGATCATCGGCGAGGGGACCAACGAGATCCAGCGCCTCGTGATCGCCCGCCAGCTCCTCCAGCGCCATCCGGTGTGA
- a CDS encoding MaoC family dehydratase yields MPYGRYFEEFAIGEVIRHWPGRTITEADDTWFTLLTMNQHPVHIDAHYAEKYTQHGQRLVNGTLVFAIGVGMTVADISGRAIANLDYERITHDAPTFHGDTLYAETAILDKKESAKGDRGVVYVETRVTNQRGELVMTFRRHVLIPKKTHATLGEGKLPY; encoded by the coding sequence ATGCCCTACGGGCGCTACTTCGAGGAGTTCGCAATCGGCGAGGTGATCCGGCACTGGCCGGGCCGGACCATCACCGAGGCCGACGATACCTGGTTTACCCTCCTCACGATGAACCAGCACCCGGTCCACATCGATGCCCACTACGCCGAGAAGTACACCCAGCACGGCCAGCGCCTGGTCAACGGCACGCTCGTGTTCGCCATCGGCGTCGGGATGACGGTGGCCGACATCTCGGGGCGAGCTATCGCCAACCTGGACTACGAGCGGATCACCCACGACGCGCCCACCTTCCACGGCGACACCCTCTACGCGGAGACCGCGATCCTCGATAAGAAGGAGTCGGCGAAGGGCGACAGGGGCGTGGTGTACGTGGAGACGCGCGTGACCAACCAGCGGGGGGAGCTCGTCATGACCTTCCGCCGTCATGTGCTGATCCCGAAGAAGACCCACGCCACCCTTGGCGAGGGGAAGCTCCCGTACTGA